In a single window of the Paenibacillus sp. MMS20-IR301 genome:
- a CDS encoding DUF4446 family protein, whose amino-acid sequence MSELNEIISEQLSLFIMGFAAIIIVLVIMLIVQGVKLRGMRRRYDAMMTGNGIEDLESLLINLRNQSDKLEEDQQGQKVLIEAVQAKMRGMKSKVAVKRYNAFGERGNDLSFSLAILDDNQSGIVVSSLHNRENSYIYAKPLEKGESQYPLSPEEKEVIALALQQI is encoded by the coding sequence GAATGAAATCATTAGTGAGCAGCTGTCGCTGTTCATTATGGGGTTTGCGGCAATCATTATTGTGCTGGTGATCATGCTTATTGTCCAAGGGGTCAAGCTTCGCGGTATGCGGCGGAGATATGATGCAATGATGACCGGGAATGGAATAGAGGACCTGGAGAGCCTGTTGATTAATTTGCGTAATCAGAGTGACAAGCTGGAAGAAGACCAGCAAGGGCAGAAGGTGCTTATTGAGGCCGTACAGGCCAAAATGCGCGGAATGAAATCAAAGGTGGCTGTGAAACGCTACAACGCCTTCGGTGAACGCGGTAATGATCTGAGCTTCTCGCTTGCCATTCTGGATGACAACCAAAGCGGGATTGTGGTGAGCAGCCTGCACAACCGCGAGAACTCATATATTTATGCCAAGCCGCTTGAAAAGGGAGAATCCCAGTACCCGCTATCCCCGGAAGAGAAAGAAGTTATTGCTCTAGCGCTGCAGCAGATCTAG